A genomic region of Papaver somniferum cultivar HN1 chromosome 7, ASM357369v1, whole genome shotgun sequence contains the following coding sequences:
- the LOC113299190 gene encoding GDT1-like protein 1, chloroplastic, with amino-acid sequence MLTLTSSSEAILNLNLQHSSLKPLKFFNPRPTSFIPQSRKQKSRPICRSTRNSRKWPQNHNANAEQLGHLLETSSYVADNIGLTSIDEQNPKALPRQMRVQQNFDAMRKIHGSISSSYKDRVRTFLKIEDLGVSDVLPHSWLKFPMLFGFLTLQGSQHAMAASEIGTGLQSIPYLGDLGDLSTGFASAFLLIFFSELGDKTFFIAALLAARNSAAVVFAGTFGALAAMTVISVALGRTFHYVDDILPFRFGDSDLPLDDIAAVCLLVYFGVSTLVDAASSDGQKTEEEQKEAEIAVSDFSGDGAGILAAASTIVSTFALVFVAEWGDKSFFSTIALAAASSPLGVIGGATAGHAAATLLAVLGGSLLGTFLSEKIIAYVGGSLFLVFAAVTLIEIVT; translated from the exons ATGCTGACTTTAACATCTTCTTCTGAAGCTATACTCAACCTTAACTTACAACATTCTTCTCTAAAACCTCTCAAATTCTTCAACCCTCGTCCTACTTCGTTTATTCCTCAGTCGCGGAAGCAGAAATCTAGGCCTATCTGTCGGAGTACAAG GAATTCAAGAAAATGGCCTCAAAATCACAACGCAAATGCTGAGCAGTTGGGCCATCTACTAGAAACTTCATCATACGTTGCCGATAATATT GGGCTCACATCCATTGATGAGCAGAACCCCAAAGCACTTCCAAGACAAATGCGAGTTCAACAAAACTTCGATGCAATGCGCAAAATTCATGGATCAATTAGCTCAAGTTACAAAGATCGCGTGAGAACATTTCTCAAGATCGAAGATCTTGGAGTTTCAGATGTGTTACCCCATAGTTGGCTTAAGTTTCCAATGCTTTTTGGCTTCCTCACGCTGCAAGGATCTCAGCATGCCATGGCTGCTTCTGAGATTGGTACTGGGTTGCAGTCAATTCCTTACTTAGGCGATCTTGGTGATCTTAGCACAGGTTTTGCTTCA GCATTCTTGCTGATTTTCTTTTCTGAACTAGGGGACAAGACCTTCTTCATTGCG GCACTTTTAGCAGCTAGGAATTCTGCTGCTGTCGTGTTTGCTGGAACTTTTGGCGCGCTTGC GGCAATGACCGTTATATCTGTCGCTCTTGGCCGGACATTtcattatgttgatgatattcttcCTTTCAG ATTTGGTGACAGTGATTTGCCTCTTGATGATATCGCAGCAGTGTGCCTTTTG GTTTATTTTGGAGTATCCACCTTGGTTGACGCTGCATCAAGTGATGGCCAAAAAactgaagaagaacaaaaagag GCAGAGATAGCAGTATCTGATTTTTCAGGAGATGGTGCTGGTATACTTGCTGCAGCTAGCACGATAGTTAGCACTTTCGCTCTGGTTTTTGTTGCTGAATGGGGAGACAAATCTTTCTTCTCCACAATAG CACTTGCAGCAGCTTCTTCACCTCTTGGAGTAATCGGAGGTGCAACAGCAGGCCATGCCGCCGCTACCTTG CTTGCTGTTTTGGGTGGATCATTGTTAGGCACATTCTTGTCAGAAAAG ATTATTGCTTATGTTGGAGGCAGTCTTTTTCTAGTCTTTGCAGCCGTAACACTGATTGAGATAGTGACATAG